In Bradyrhizobium erythrophlei, a single genomic region encodes these proteins:
- a CDS encoding MBL fold metallo-hydrolase, with product MLNLTRRKALLTAAVAGAAFGLPKPVSFIEAALAQKGPEAGKGFRPFKLGKNHGFILNDGVWEKPHDPSFIAGVSVDETKAALAAAGIANDVVPIPFNITLLKLGKETILFDAGTGGQFQPTAGAMIVNMAAAGIKPEQITKVVVSHFHPDHVFGLMSKAPDNTPVFPNATIYVPSNEFKFWMDSSIFTKLPEKQHGLPKRLQAMFPLFKDKLKQYEWDTEVVAGIHSIAAPGHTPGHTAFVVGSGKQQLMVLSDTTNMPALFAKHPNWHGAIDADPVLAETTRRRLFDRAVADKSLVTGYHFPFPAVGTITADGGSYTFVPAA from the coding sequence ATGTTAAATCTAACCCGCCGCAAGGCACTATTGACGGCAGCAGTCGCAGGAGCAGCGTTTGGCCTGCCCAAGCCCGTCTCGTTTATTGAGGCTGCGCTTGCCCAGAAGGGACCTGAAGCCGGCAAGGGTTTCCGGCCGTTCAAGCTCGGAAAGAATCATGGGTTCATCCTGAACGATGGCGTTTGGGAAAAGCCGCACGATCCGTCGTTTATTGCAGGTGTTTCCGTTGATGAAACCAAGGCCGCGCTGGCCGCCGCAGGGATCGCGAATGACGTCGTGCCGATTCCGTTCAACATAACCCTGCTCAAACTCGGCAAAGAAACGATTCTCTTCGACGCCGGCACGGGTGGTCAGTTTCAGCCCACGGCCGGAGCGATGATCGTAAATATGGCTGCAGCCGGCATCAAACCAGAGCAGATTACGAAGGTGGTTGTTTCGCATTTCCATCCGGACCATGTTTTCGGGCTCATGAGCAAGGCCCCTGACAATACGCCGGTCTTCCCCAACGCCACGATTTACGTGCCCAGCAACGAGTTCAAGTTCTGGATGGATTCGAGCATCTTCACTAAACTGCCCGAAAAGCAGCATGGCCTGCCTAAGAGACTTCAGGCGATGTTCCCACTCTTCAAGGACAAGCTGAAGCAATACGAGTGGGATACCGAGGTTGTTGCGGGCATCCACTCAATCGCGGCACCAGGCCATACGCCAGGCCACACTGCATTCGTTGTAGGGTCGGGCAAGCAGCAGTTGATGGTGCTGAGCGACACGACAAACATGCCTGCCCTATTCGCGAAGCACCCCAATTGGCACGGCGCAATCGATGCTGATCCGGTGCTTGCGGAGACGACGCGGCGCAGACTGTTCGACCGTGCCGTGGCCGACAAGTCGCTCGTTACCGGTTACCACTTCCCGTTTCCCGCCGTCGGTACGATCACGGCAGACGGCGGGAGCTATACCTTTGTGCCTGCTGCATAG
- a CDS encoding TetR/AcrR family transcriptional regulator, whose translation MQRLQDFGSLLTGVKRRRGPCRDGAAIIDERFAKTLLILDGDGCFYILVATEYSHFRLIRCDHGDVMKAKGELVKAAKKLMWERGYEAVSPRDLLEESGAGQGSLYHHFKGKMDLASVALGEVSDEMCELARETVGTDGSALDRVFRYLDVSRDGLKGCRMGRFAAESSIAEASLRKPVERYFRELQGLLAGALREAQAEGEIAKRLDANELALMIMAVVQGGFAVSRVYRDRNAINRATETAKSLLKSLRHR comes from the coding sequence ATGCAACGCCTGCAAGACTTTGGATCTTTGCTCACCGGCGTGAAAAGGAGACGTGGCCCCTGTCGTGACGGCGCTGCGATCATCGACGAACGTTTTGCGAAAACATTGCTGATACTCGATGGTGATGGTTGTTTTTACATACTAGTAGCTACAGAATATAGTCACTTTCGGTTGATTCGATGCGACCATGGGGATGTCATGAAGGCGAAGGGCGAGCTCGTTAAGGCGGCCAAGAAATTGATGTGGGAGCGTGGCTACGAGGCCGTAAGTCCACGCGACTTGCTGGAAGAAAGTGGTGCGGGGCAAGGCAGCCTCTATCACCACTTCAAGGGAAAAATGGACCTGGCGTCTGTGGCTCTCGGTGAAGTATCCGATGAAATGTGCGAGCTCGCGCGCGAGACTGTTGGAACGGACGGCTCTGCCTTGGATCGGGTTTTCCGCTATCTGGACGTTTCTCGCGACGGCCTCAAAGGTTGCAGGATGGGCAGATTTGCAGCCGAATCGTCCATCGCCGAGGCGTCGCTGAGGAAGCCCGTCGAACGCTATTTCCGCGAACTTCAGGGGCTCCTTGCGGGAGCTCTCCGCGAAGCCCAGGCCGAGGGCGAAATTGCGAAACGCCTCGACGCCAATGAGCTTGCGCTGATGATCATGGCTGTAGTGCAAGGGGGCTTCGCCGTTTCGAGGGTTTATCGCGATCGGAACGCCATTAATCGGGCCACGGAGACGGCCAAGTCGCTGCTTAAATCGCTTCGACATCGCTAA
- a CDS encoding glutathione S-transferase family protein, whose amino-acid sequence MKLYWSPNSPYARKVVVVTKEMQIDRSVEIIETSVIPTKENAVLSALNPLTRIPTLQLNSGEVLFDSSLICEYLDEFSDGGLLPEPGPARRQVLKLELLGVDIMDRAIVCRQETLRPESYRWSGWVDAQFDRIGKVLDTLDANVPSLDPDLGTITVGCALEYLDFRFRDRPWRSERPQLSAWHEQFALRPSMASTKHPA is encoded by the coding sequence ATGAAGCTATATTGGTCGCCGAACTCCCCCTATGCGCGAAAGGTGGTAGTGGTTACCAAGGAAATGCAGATTGATCGTTCTGTCGAAATCATCGAAACATCTGTGATTCCGACAAAGGAAAACGCCGTGCTTTCGGCGCTCAATCCACTGACCCGCATCCCAACACTTCAATTGAACTCCGGTGAAGTCCTTTTTGATAGCAGCTTGATCTGCGAGTACCTCGATGAGTTCTCGGACGGCGGGTTGCTCCCGGAGCCGGGGCCCGCCCGCAGACAGGTGCTTAAGCTGGAACTGCTTGGCGTTGACATTATGGATCGCGCCATTGTCTGTCGCCAAGAAACCCTCCGGCCAGAAAGCTATCGCTGGAGCGGATGGGTAGACGCCCAGTTTGATCGGATCGGCAAGGTCCTCGATACCCTCGATGCCAATGTACCTTCACTCGATCCCGATCTCGGAACCATCACTGTCGGCTGCGCCCTTGAATATCTCGACTTTCGCTTCCGTGACCGTCCTTGGCGATCCGAACGACCGCAGCTGAGTGCCTGGCACGAACAATTTGCTTTGCGGCCGAGCATGGCAAGCACGAAGCACCCAGCGTGA
- a CDS encoding DUF1348 family protein, which translates to MTRPPLPPFTAETAARKARLAEDAWNTRDPGKVALAYTLDSTWRNRAEFIRGREAIEAFLTRKWKRELDYRLIKEVWAFRDNRIAVRFAYEWHDDSGNWFRSYGNENWEFDDAGLMQRRIASINDLPIEDRERKYHWPLGRRPDDHPSLSDLDL; encoded by the coding sequence ATGACCCGCCCGCCTTTGCCCCCCTTCACAGCCGAGACCGCTGCACGCAAGGCGCGCCTCGCCGAGGATGCCTGGAACACTCGCGATCCTGGCAAAGTCGCGCTTGCCTATACGTTGGATAGCACTTGGCGCAACCGCGCCGAGTTCATCCGTGGTCGCGAGGCCATCGAGGCATTTCTCACACGCAAATGGAAGCGTGAGCTGGACTATCGGTTGATCAAAGAGGTCTGGGCGTTTCGCGACAACCGGATAGCCGTGCGCTTTGCATATGAATGGCACGACGATTCGGGCAACTGGTTTCGTAGTTATGGTAACGAGAATTGGGAGTTCGACGACGCCGGGCTCATGCAACGGCGCATCGCCAGCATTAACGACCTGCCGATCGAAGATCGCGAGCGCAAATATCACTGGCCCCTTGGGCGGCGTCCCGACGATCACCCCTCACTCAGCGATCTAGACCTCTAA
- a CDS encoding NIPSNAP family protein translates to MIYELRVYQAVPGQMAKLQARFRDHLPPIWKKHGIHAIGFWTTLVGESSNQLTYILQWDSLADLETKWTSFLNDPAWHKVRDEGDSDGPIVASINNQILAPTAFSALK, encoded by the coding sequence ATGATCTATGAGTTACGAGTGTATCAGGCTGTTCCAGGCCAAATGGCAAAGCTGCAGGCTCGATTCAGGGACCACCTTCCGCCCATCTGGAAAAAGCACGGCATCCATGCAATCGGCTTTTGGACGACCCTTGTCGGGGAATCCAGCAACCAGTTGACTTACATCCTCCAGTGGGACTCGCTGGCCGATCTCGAGACGAAGTGGACCTCGTTCCTGAACGACCCAGCTTGGCACAAGGTGCGCGATGAGGGCGACAGCGATGGACCGATTGTTGCAAGCATCAATAATCAAATCCTTGCGCCCACTGCCTTCTCGGCGTTGAAATAA
- a CDS encoding NAD(P)(+) transhydrogenase (Re/Si-specific) subunit beta, whose amino-acid sequence MSANLSALLYLVAGVLFILALRGLSSPATSRQGNLFGMIGMAIAVGTTLAAHPPADGIAWVLVIVAVAIGGGIGAVIARRVPMTSMPELVAAFHSLVGMAAVLVAAGAFYAPEAFDIGTPGHIHPQSLVEMSLGVAIGALTFTGSVIAFLKLSARMSGAPIILPFRHVINIALALALVFFIVGLVVSGSALDFWLITIIALALGVLMIIPIGGADMPVVISMLNSYSGWAAAGIGFTLGNSALIITGALVGSSGAILSYIMCHAMNRSFISVILGGFGGETAAAGGGSGEQKPAKLGSADDAAFIMKNASKVIIVPGYGMAVAQAQHALREMGDILKKEGVEVKYAIHPVAGRMPGHMNVLLAEANVPYDEVFELEDINSEFAQADIAFVIGANDVTNPAAEDDKTSPIYGMPVLQVWKAGTVMFIKRSLASGYAGIDNPLFYRDNTMMLLGDAKKVTENIVKAM is encoded by the coding sequence ATGAGCGCCAATCTTTCCGCACTGTTGTATCTCGTGGCAGGCGTGCTGTTCATCCTGGCGTTGCGTGGGCTGTCGAGCCCGGCGACATCGCGGCAGGGCAATCTGTTCGGCATGATCGGCATGGCGATTGCGGTCGGCACGACGCTGGCGGCTCATCCGCCTGCTGACGGCATCGCCTGGGTACTCGTCATTGTAGCGGTGGCCATTGGCGGCGGTATCGGCGCGGTGATCGCGCGCCGCGTTCCGATGACCTCGATGCCGGAATTGGTCGCCGCGTTCCACTCGCTCGTCGGCATGGCCGCGGTGCTGGTGGCGGCCGGCGCTTTCTATGCGCCCGAAGCCTTCGACATCGGAACGCCCGGTCACATCCATCCGCAAAGCCTGGTTGAGATGTCGCTCGGCGTTGCGATCGGCGCCTTGACCTTCACCGGATCGGTGATCGCGTTCCTGAAACTGTCGGCGCGGATGAGCGGGGCGCCGATCATCCTGCCGTTCCGTCACGTCATCAACATTGCGCTGGCGCTGGCGCTGGTATTCTTCATCGTCGGCCTCGTGGTGAGTGGCAGTGCGCTTGACTTCTGGCTGATCACCATCATTGCGCTGGCCCTCGGCGTACTCATGATCATTCCGATCGGCGGCGCTGATATGCCGGTCGTGATCTCGATGCTGAACTCGTATTCCGGCTGGGCTGCGGCCGGCATCGGATTTACGCTCGGCAACTCGGCGCTGATCATCACCGGCGCGCTGGTCGGCTCATCCGGCGCGATCCTGTCCTACATCATGTGCCATGCGATGAACCGCTCGTTCATCTCGGTGATCCTCGGCGGCTTCGGCGGCGAGACGGCAGCCGCCGGCGGCGGCAGCGGCGAACAGAAGCCGGCCAAGCTCGGCTCGGCAGATGACGCCGCCTTCATCATGAAGAATGCCTCGAAGGTCATCATCGTGCCCGGCTACGGCATGGCGGTGGCGCAGGCCCAGCACGCGCTGCGCGAAATGGGCGACATCCTCAAGAAAGAGGGCGTCGAGGTGAAATACGCCATCCACCCGGTCGCGGGGCGCATGCCGGGCCATATGAACGTGCTGCTCGCCGAAGCCAATGTGCCCTATGACGAGGTGTTCGAGCTTGAGGACATCAACTCCGAATTTGCCCAGGCCGACATCGCCTTTGTGATCGGCGCCAACGACGTGACCAATCCTGCGGCCGAAGATGACAAGACCTCGCCGATCTACGGCATGCCCGTGTTGCAGGTGTGGAAGGCCGGCACGGTGATGTTCATCAAGCGCTCGCTGGCGTCGGGTTACGCCGGCATCGACAATCCGCTGTTCTATCGTGACAACACCATGATGCTGCTCGGCGACGCCAAGAAGGTTACCGAGAACATCGTCAAGGCGATGTGA
- a CDS encoding proton-translocating transhydrogenase family protein: MEQLAQAVDPFVFRLSIFVLAVFVGYFVVWSVTPALHTPLMSVTNAISSVIVVGALLAVGVGMISSGSGWARGFGFVALTFACVNIFGGFLVTQRMLAMYKKKSK, encoded by the coding sequence ATGGAGCAGCTCGCGCAGGCCGTCGATCCCTTCGTGTTCCGGCTGTCGATTTTCGTGCTCGCCGTATTCGTCGGCTATTTCGTGGTGTGGTCGGTGACGCCGGCGCTGCACACGCCGCTGATGTCGGTGACGAATGCGATCTCCTCGGTGATCGTGGTCGGCGCGCTGCTCGCGGTCGGCGTCGGCATGATCTCGAGCGGCTCGGGCTGGGCGCGTGGCTTCGGCTTTGTCGCGCTGACCTTTGCCTGCGTGAACATCTTCGGCGGCTTCCTGGTCACCCAGCGCATGCTCGCCATGTACAAGAAGAAATCGAAGTGA
- a CDS encoding Re/Si-specific NAD(P)(+) transhydrogenase subunit alpha: MKIAVAKEIDPSEPRVAASPDTVKKFKALGAEVAIEPGAGIKSGLLDSDFTAAGATVSADALKDADIIIKVKRPEASELSSYRRGALVVAIMDPYGNDAALKAMADAGVAAFAMELMPRITRAQVMDVLSSQANLAGYRAVIEGAEAFGRAFPMMMTAAGTVPAAKVFVMGVGVAGLQAIATARRLGAIVTATDVRPATKEQVESLGAKFLAVEDEEFKNAQTAGGYAKEMSKEYQAKQAALTAEHIKKQDIVITTALIPGRPAPKLVSGEMVKSMRPGSVLVDLAVERGGNVEGARAGEVAEVDGIKIVGYTNVAGRVAASASSLYARNLFSFIETMIDKANKALAVNWDDELVKATALTKDGAVIHPNFQPK, encoded by the coding sequence ATGAAGATCGCCGTCGCCAAGGAAATCGATCCCTCCGAGCCACGGGTCGCCGCTTCGCCCGACACCGTGAAAAAATTCAAGGCGCTGGGCGCCGAGGTTGCAATCGAGCCGGGCGCCGGGATCAAGTCCGGTTTGCTCGACTCGGACTTCACCGCGGCCGGCGCCACCGTCAGCGCCGATGCGTTGAAGGATGCCGATATCATCATCAAGGTGAAGCGGCCCGAGGCTTCCGAGCTTTCCAGCTACAGGCGCGGCGCGCTGGTCGTCGCGATCATGGATCCTTACGGCAACGATGCCGCGCTGAAGGCGATGGCGGATGCAGGCGTCGCCGCGTTTGCGATGGAACTGATGCCGCGCATCACCCGCGCGCAGGTGATGGACGTATTGTCCTCGCAGGCAAACCTCGCGGGTTACCGCGCCGTGATCGAGGGCGCCGAAGCCTTCGGCCGCGCTTTCCCGATGATGATGACGGCGGCCGGCACCGTGCCGGCGGCCAAAGTATTCGTGATGGGCGTTGGCGTCGCGGGCCTTCAGGCGATTGCGACGGCGCGGCGTCTTGGCGCCATCGTCACAGCAACCGATGTGCGCCCGGCGACGAAGGAGCAGGTTGAATCGCTCGGCGCGAAGTTTCTCGCGGTCGAAGACGAGGAATTCAAGAACGCGCAGACCGCGGGCGGCTACGCCAAGGAAATGTCGAAGGAGTACCAGGCCAAGCAGGCCGCGCTCACCGCCGAGCACATCAAGAAGCAGGACATCGTGATCACGACCGCGCTGATTCCCGGCCGTCCGGCCCCGAAGCTGGTGTCGGGCGAGATGGTCAAGTCGATGCGGCCGGGCTCCGTCCTGGTCGATCTCGCGGTCGAGCGCGGCGGCAATGTCGAGGGCGCCAGAGCCGGCGAGGTTGCCGAGGTCGATGGCATCAAGATCGTCGGCTACACCAACGTCGCCGGCCGCGTGGCGGCATCGGCCTCGAGCCTTTACGCGCGCAACCTGTTCTCGTTCATCGAGACCATGATCGACAAGGCCAACAAGGCGCTCGCCGTGAACTGGGACGACGAACTGGTCAAGGCCACCGCGCTGACCAAAGACGGCGCCGTCATCCACCCGAACTTCCAGCCGAAATAG
- the phbB gene encoding acetoacetyl-CoA reductase has product MTRVALVTGGTRGIGAAISKALKAAGYKVAASYAGNDAAAEQFKAETGIPVYKWDVASFEACATGVRQVEAHLGPVDVLVNNAGITRDTAFHKMTLEQWSAVINTNLGSLFNMTRQVIEGMRARKFGRIVNISSINGQKGQFGQVNYSAAKAGDIGFTKALALENARGGITVNAICPGYINTEMVQAVPKDVLEKSILPLIPVNRLGEPGEIARAVVFLAADDAGFITGSTVSINGGQYLI; this is encoded by the coding sequence ATGACACGTGTTGCATTGGTAACCGGAGGTACGCGCGGCATTGGTGCGGCGATCAGCAAGGCACTGAAGGCCGCCGGCTACAAGGTGGCGGCGAGCTACGCCGGCAACGACGCGGCCGCCGAACAATTCAAGGCCGAGACCGGCATCCCCGTCTACAAGTGGGACGTCGCTTCATTTGAGGCCTGCGCCACCGGTGTCAGGCAGGTCGAGGCTCATCTCGGCCCGGTGGATGTTCTGGTCAACAATGCCGGCATCACCAGGGATACCGCCTTCCACAAGATGACGCTCGAGCAGTGGAGTGCCGTGATCAACACCAATCTCGGTTCACTGTTCAACATGACGCGCCAGGTGATCGAAGGCATGCGCGCCCGCAAGTTCGGCCGCATCGTCAACATCTCTTCGATCAACGGTCAGAAGGGCCAGTTCGGCCAGGTCAATTATTCGGCCGCCAAGGCCGGCGATATCGGCTTCACCAAGGCGCTCGCGCTAGAGAACGCTAGGGGCGGCATCACGGTGAATGCGATCTGCCCGGGCTATATCAACACCGAGATGGTGCAGGCGGTGCCGAAGGACGTTCTCGAAAAAAGCATCCTGCCGCTGATTCCGGTCAACCGTCTGGGCGAGCCCGGCGAGATTGCCCGCGCTGTAGTGTTCCTTGCCGCCGACGACGCCGGTTTCATCACCGGCTCGACGGTCTCGATCAACGGTGGTCAGTATTTGATTTGA
- a CDS encoding acetyl-CoA C-acetyltransferase: MSNEIVIVSAARTAVGSFNGAFATMPAHDLGAIAIKAALERAGVEPGRVSEVIVGQVLTAAQGQNPARQASIAAGIPVESPAWGVNQLCGSGLRTVALGYQALLNGDSEIVVAGGQESMSMAPHAQYLRGGAKMGSLEFVDTMIKDGLWDAFNGYHMGNTAENVARQYQITRAQQDEFAVHSQQKAEAAQKAGKFKDEIVPVTIKTRKGDVVVDTDEYPRHGATLDAMAKLKPVFEKDGTVTAGSASGINDGAAAVVLMTASRADKEGKKPLARIVSWAHAGVDPKIMGTGPIPASRAALKKAGWSIGDLDLIEANEAFAAQACAVNKDLGWDTAKVNVNGGAIAIGHPIGASGARVLVTLLHEMQKRDAKKGLTTLCIGGGMGIAMCLARD, from the coding sequence ATGTCGAACGAAATCGTGATCGTCAGCGCCGCCCGCACTGCGGTCGGAAGCTTCAACGGTGCGTTTGCCACCATGCCAGCCCATGATCTCGGCGCGATCGCCATCAAGGCTGCGCTGGAGCGTGCCGGCGTTGAGCCAGGCCGCGTGTCCGAAGTCATCGTGGGCCAGGTCCTGACCGCAGCACAGGGCCAGAATCCGGCGCGTCAAGCCTCGATCGCCGCCGGCATCCCGGTCGAAAGCCCGGCCTGGGGTGTCAACCAGCTCTGCGGCAGCGGACTTCGTACGGTGGCGCTCGGCTATCAGGCACTGCTCAACGGCGATTCGGAAATCGTGGTGGCCGGCGGTCAGGAATCCATGAGCATGGCTCCGCATGCGCAGTACCTGCGCGGCGGCGCCAAGATGGGCTCGCTCGAATTCGTCGACACCATGATCAAGGACGGCCTATGGGACGCCTTCAACGGCTATCACATGGGCAACACCGCAGAGAACGTGGCGAGGCAATATCAAATTACCCGCGCGCAGCAGGATGAGTTCGCGGTCCATTCGCAGCAGAAAGCCGAGGCCGCCCAGAAGGCCGGCAAGTTCAAGGACGAAATCGTGCCGGTGACGATCAAGACCCGCAAGGGCGACGTCGTCGTCGATACGGATGAATATCCGCGACATGGTGCCACGCTCGATGCCATGGCCAAGCTCAAGCCGGTCTTCGAGAAGGACGGCACGGTTACAGCCGGCAGCGCCTCAGGCATCAACGACGGCGCCGCCGCCGTCGTGCTGATGACCGCCAGCCGGGCCGACAAGGAAGGCAAGAAGCCGCTGGCCCGCATCGTGTCGTGGGCGCACGCCGGCGTCGATCCCAAGATCATGGGCACGGGGCCGATTCCGGCCTCGCGCGCCGCGCTCAAGAAGGCCGGCTGGAGCATCGGCGATCTCGATCTGATCGAGGCCAACGAAGCCTTCGCCGCGCAAGCCTGCGCCGTCAACAAGGATCTCGGCTGGGATACCGCCAAGGTCAACGTCAATGGCGGCGCGATCGCGATCGGCCACCCGATCGGCGCTTCCGGCGCACGCGTGCTGGTGACGCTGCTGCACGAAATGCAAAAGCGCGATGCCAAGAAAGGCCTCACCACGCTGTGCATCGGCGGCGGCATGGGCATTGCGATGTGCCTGGCACGTGACTGA
- a CDS encoding PHA/PHB synthase family protein translates to MNSIPQSVTATGHLEGLMRAGQYVVKQLDDALATAAGVRSEESTSSGSFYSPFRLIVDLQRDYLNEVWLWRLWSTMFLQTYSGGNHSDVALAKGDRRFKDASWREQPYYDLLRQTYLLGSRYLQEFVNTAQVDDRTKLQLRFYARQFIDAVSPSNFPATNPEVIRKAIDTRSASLTDGMKNLIDDLQKGRITRADESAFEVGRNLATTPGTVVFENELIQLIQYAPQTSEVEKTPLLFVPPCINKYYLLDLGKGNSLVEYAVAQGHQVFLISWRSAVFETRHFTWDDYLEMGPLKAIEVVLDITGAERTNALGFCIGGTILSCAAAVLAARHQDSLATVTLLTTMLDFSDTGEIGLLIDAGSVAFQEGTIGNGGIMPGRELAFTFSTLRANDLIWRYVVDSYLKGATPDAFDLLYWDSDSVSLPGPMYCWYVRNTYLENNIKDPGKTTQCGVPVDLSKITVPFYLLASREDHIVPWKTAFRSKDLIGGETRFVLAASGHVAGVINPPARNKRSHWLSDDLESGPQGWFDGAEEKPGSWWPDWIAWMGRHSNGTMPAPVQRGNARFSPIEPAPGRYVKKKSN, encoded by the coding sequence ATGAACAGCATCCCACAATCTGTTACTGCCACGGGGCATCTCGAAGGCCTGATGCGGGCCGGACAATACGTTGTGAAGCAGCTTGACGATGCTCTCGCAACGGCTGCGGGAGTACGAAGTGAGGAGTCAACTTCATCCGGAAGTTTCTACTCTCCCTTCAGATTGATCGTCGATCTCCAGCGCGACTATCTTAACGAGGTGTGGCTGTGGCGTCTTTGGAGCACGATGTTCCTCCAAACCTATTCAGGTGGCAACCATTCGGATGTTGCTCTTGCCAAAGGCGACAGGCGGTTCAAGGACGCTTCTTGGCGAGAGCAACCCTATTACGACCTTCTCAGGCAAACATATTTGCTCGGCTCTAGGTATTTGCAAGAGTTCGTGAATACGGCGCAAGTTGACGATAGAACCAAACTTCAACTCCGGTTCTATGCGCGTCAGTTTATCGACGCGGTGAGCCCATCGAATTTCCCCGCGACTAATCCCGAGGTGATCCGTAAGGCGATAGACACTCGCTCCGCAAGTCTGACGGACGGCATGAAGAATCTGATCGATGACCTCCAGAAGGGGCGGATCACCCGGGCTGACGAGTCGGCCTTCGAGGTAGGCCGCAACCTGGCCACAACTCCAGGCACAGTGGTTTTCGAAAATGAGCTGATCCAGCTTATTCAGTACGCGCCGCAGACAAGCGAAGTCGAAAAGACGCCGCTCCTGTTCGTTCCCCCATGTATCAACAAATATTACCTGCTTGACCTCGGAAAGGGAAACTCGCTGGTCGAGTATGCGGTTGCGCAAGGTCATCAGGTATTTCTGATTTCCTGGCGAAGCGCCGTGTTTGAAACTCGGCATTTTACCTGGGATGATTACCTCGAGATGGGCCCGCTCAAAGCGATCGAGGTTGTGCTCGACATCACCGGTGCGGAGCGAACAAATGCGCTTGGGTTCTGCATTGGGGGAACGATTTTGAGCTGCGCCGCGGCCGTGCTAGCCGCGCGGCACCAAGACAGCCTGGCAACGGTCACGCTGCTAACTACAATGCTGGACTTTTCCGACACAGGCGAAATCGGCCTGCTGATCGACGCCGGCTCGGTCGCATTTCAAGAAGGGACAATCGGGAATGGCGGCATCATGCCTGGCAGAGAACTGGCGTTTACGTTCAGTACGCTGCGCGCCAACGATCTAATCTGGCGCTATGTCGTCGACAGCTATCTGAAGGGCGCAACGCCAGACGCTTTCGATCTTTTGTATTGGGATTCCGACAGCGTGAGCCTGCCTGGTCCAATGTACTGCTGGTACGTGCGCAACACCTATCTTGAGAACAACATCAAAGATCCAGGCAAGACCACGCAGTGCGGAGTCCCGGTAGACCTCTCCAAGATTACCGTACCGTTCTATCTCCTTGCATCCCGCGAGGATCACATCGTGCCCTGGAAGACGGCATTTCGTTCCAAAGACTTGATCGGTGGTGAGACACGGTTCGTCCTGGCTGCCAGCGGGCACGTCGCAGGCGTCATAAATCCTCCAGCGCGCAATAAACGCAGCCACTGGCTCAGCGACGACCTTGAGTCTGGTCCGCAAGGCTGGTTCGACGGTGCCGAAGAGAAACCCGGAAGCTGGTGGCCGGATTGGATTGCGTGGATGGGACGTCATTCAAACGGAACAATGCCGGCGCCGGTACAACGAGGAAACGCTCGGTTCAGCCCGATAGAACCCGCGCCCGGTAGATACGTAAAAAAGAAATCGAACTAA